From Dechloromonas sp. A34:
CCGCCATCGAGCTCGCATTGTTCGTCCTGCTGCCGGTCATGATCGTGATGCTGTCGCTGATGCGCCTGCTCGAGGCGCGCGGCGTGCTCGACTGGGTGGTCGGCCATCTGGCGCCGCTGCTCAAGCCTTTCGGGCTGACCGGGCTAGGCGTCTTCGCGGCCCTGCAGATCAACTTCGTCAGCTTCGCGGCGCCGATGGCGACACTGACCATGATGGAGCAGCGCGGCGCCTCGGACCGCCATCTGGCGGCGACGCTGGCCATGGTCTTCGCGATGGCCCAGGCCAACGCGGCTTTTCCGATGCTGACGATGGGCCTCGATTTCACGACGACGCTGGTGTTCTCGCTGATCGGCGGCCTGGTCGCCGCGGCGGCGACCTATCATCTCTTTGGCCGGGGGCTCTCCGATCAGGAAGACAAGCTCGATGAAACGCTGAATCACCCGGTGGCCGAGAGCGCCAAGGGCGTGCTCGATGTCATCAACCGGGCCGGGGCGGAGGCCTTCAAAATCGCGGTCGGCGCCATGCCGATGCTGGTCCTGTCGCTGGTCGTCGTCATGGCCCTCAAGCGCTTCGGCGCCATCGACCTGCTGACCGTCTGGCTGACACCGCTGCTGGCGATGGTATCGATCGACCCGGTGCTGATCCTGCCCACCCTGACCAAGTACCTGGCCGGCGGCACGGCGATGATGGGGGTCATCGACGACATGCGGCGGGCTGGTCAGATCAGCGTCGAACTGCTCAACGCCAGCGCCGGTTTCCTGATTTCGCCCTTCGATATTCCCGGTGTGGCCGTGCTGATCTCGGCCGGACGACGGGTGGCCGCAGTGTGGAAACCGGCGGCACTTGGCGCCTGCCTCGGCATTGCAGTCCGCACCGCCGGGCATGTGCTGGTCGGCTGAAGCCGGTCAGCCGGTTTCGGCCGAGCAGTCGCAACCTTGGCCCGCCGCGATCCAGCGGGCGAACAGCCGGCTCGCCAGCTTCTCGCCCGGCGTCGGCAGCCAGCCGAGGAAATGCCCGGGGCGGGTGAGCAGGCCGCAGTGGTAACGGGTCTCCGCCGCCGACCATGCCAGCGCCGGGCAGGGGCCGGTTTTTTGCAGGAAGCACAGGCGCGCCGCCGGGCAGGTTTCCAGCATGCAGCAGACGCCGCAGCCGTTGCAGGCCAAGCCCGCGGCGGGCTTGTCAGGGGCGTCGCGGTGGAGGTGGATGGTTTGTTCGTGCACGCCCGAATATTGAACCA
This genomic window contains:
- a CDS encoding nucleoside recognition domain-containing protein, translating into MEILIDIILKSGRSAIELALFVLLPVMIVMLSLMRLLEARGVLDWVVGHLAPLLKPFGLTGLGVFAALQINFVSFAAPMATLTMMEQRGASDRHLAATLAMVFAMAQANAAFPMLTMGLDFTTTLVFSLIGGLVAAAATYHLFGRGLSDQEDKLDETLNHPVAESAKGVLDVINRAGAEAFKIAVGAMPMLVLSLVVVMALKRFGAIDLLTVWLTPLLAMVSIDPVLILPTLTKYLAGGTAMMGVIDDMRRAGQISVELLNASAGFLISPFDIPGVAVLISAGRRVAAVWKPAALGACLGIAVRTAGHVLVG